TGCCAAACACCGATACCAGTGGTTTGGCAAAGCAGAAAGTTGTATGGTTCCAACACAAGAAATCAAAATTCGTTTTTTGGATTAAAGTTCTCGTTTTACAAGTCTTAGTTTTAGTGTTTTATTACGATCATAAACATACACTGATAGAATCTCACCAATAGGATTCATTTTGATTCCCATAGATTCCAATACCAAACGATCCGACTCAGTAAGTAAGATTTTCCCATTTTGAATGATCAATTCATCAAAGCTAATTTCTTTGATGGGTTGGTGGAAATAAAATGCAAAACTGGGAATCCCAAGTCCACCATAAGAGTATAGTGTTTCATTTGGTTGAAGATTTGATTTGATGTTATTTGCAAGAATTTTTGTTTCTGTTCTCATCTCGCTAAATTTAGGTAATAAAAATATACCGATCACAACAAACATCAGGATTGCGGTTGTAAGATAGAGTCTGTATAAATAAATCTGGTTGTGTTTTTTAGATAATTGTTCTGCAAGTAAAATTGAGAGAATAGGATAGGCAGATAAAGGGTAGGAAGGTAATTTACTAGAAAGGAATTCATAAAAAATCCAAGAAAAAACAAGGCCCACCATCAAATAAGACCTCGGTGAAAGTGGTAAAAGTATCCCATTTCGAAAAGATGAGAAGATTGAATCTTTAATTTGTTTGGCATTCAAATGCGAGACAAACCTCCAAAATATTTCTTTTAAAAAAGAAAGATAAACTCTCGTCCAAGGGAAAATTGTAATCACGAATAACACAAAATAGGTGCCAGGAGGACCCGATTGGCCAAAAACTGGATTAGTGGCCCTACGTAAAACATACCAATCAATCATCCAAAGTATGAGAGCCCCATTATCTTTTTGCCAGGAAAGTTTTCCCCAAATCAAAATCGGCAATAACGCCAAAGGAAGGCCAAACCAAGGGTGGAGTTTCCAAATGGAGGGTCTTATTTTTGAGAAAAAAAGTAATATAAAACATGTGCCACCGAGAAAAATAAGAATCGGGGGTCCTTTCACAAGAAGCGCTAAACTGATTGACGTCCAAAATAAAAATACATAAACCAAATTTCCTTTACGCAAAAAATGATGTAAGGAGACAAATCCCAGCATTCCAAAAAAAACTAACAAAGAATCAACTAATGCAATTTTCCCATTTAATGGAAAATATAGGGAAAAACTTAGGATACTAAAAGCATATAAGGCAGTCCTGCTATTAAACATAACATACGCTAAATGGTATGTTAATAAAGAAGTTCCTAAAATACAAAGAGCCGGGAAAACCCGTAATACAAACTCTGTGGATCCAAAAGTTTGGAAAAAAAATGATGTGATCCAAAAATGAAGTGGGGGTTTTCTATGTGGTTCTGAATACGGGAATTCCATTTGTAAATAATCCCCTGATTCAACCATTGTCCTTGCAAAACCTGCATAAGCAGCTTCGTCTTGGTCAACTAGGGGTGAGTCATTGCCCCAAAACAGATACACAACAAAGACAATGAGGAGGAAAACAAATGTTCGTTTAGGAGAGAAAAATTGCACATTCCTAGAAGGAAAACCCACCGAAGTCTGTCAAAACCAATTTGATCTAAGTGGTTTTGTATCCATTTTGTAACAAATCTGGAATCAAATTGGAAAATACATTTCGTAAACTTTTCCTATGTTACTGCACATTCCGGGACCCATCCTGGCTACAGAAGAGAAAGTCGTTAGGCCTTCCCTTTGGAAGTATCGTTATCCTTTATTTGTCCTGGCTCTGCTGGGAATATTATTTACATACCAACTAGCAGTTGTATTACTACTTAGAAAAACTAAAACGAATCTTGAATCAACATTCACAGGTTCAAAAATTATCAACCCGTATGAAAATTGGAATTCTGAGGTTGGTGAAAAAATTTCACTACATACACATTCTGATGAAGTTTGGTTTACTCCGGAACGACATACGGTGAAAGAAATCCAGAACGAATACCAAAAACAAGGATTTGCGAATATTGCGATCACTGATTATGGACAAATTTCTGAAACAGAAAACCAGTCATACATCCGTGGGATGGAATGGGGACAAAATGTCAAAAAAAGACATATCCTTGCAATTGGAATTCAAAAAGCATTTTATGATTATTTCCCAATTTATGCTACAAGAGAAAATCTAAATTGGGTGATGGACCGTATGAAAAAGTTAGGTGGCTATGTGATTTTACCCCACCCTAAACTATTCGATTCCTTTTCGAAAGAAGAAATGGTTGCTTTAGATGGTTTCCAAGCTGTCGAAGTGTATTCACCTTACGGAGATGATCCTAAAATTTTAGACACACTCCTTAGCCAAGGGAAAAATGTTCATTGTATGGCTAGTGATGACCTTCATTATTTTTCAGAAGGAATCGTTCAAAACTTCGACCAACCTTATTGGAAAGATTTACTGCAAACTCTCGGGAACCAACGAGGAAGAAAAGGAGAAAGTTTTTTGCGTTACATTGTAACCAAGTCTGGCGTAAAAGACCAAACATCCGTCTTACGAGCATTAAACCAAGGTTCGTTTTTTTGTGTGAAAAAATTCTTCCAAGAGGCTGAGGATCCGAAAATGCCTCTCATCCAAGTGGATGCAAAAAACCAAATCAAAGTCTCTTCAAATGAACGTTATTTGGAGATTCGGTTCATTGGAAAAATGGGAGAAATTTTGCAGGTGAGTCCAGATACAAATGTTGCCACATACCAAATCTCAGATTCCGACCCTTATGTCCGAGTCGAACTCATCGCGCTAACTGGGTCAATCCTATCGAATGCGATGTTCCGTACTCGCGAGTAACTCTTATCTCTGGCAAAAGGAATTTATTTTCTTTACCGAATGCCAGATGGATTTCATTGATTGGAATCTATTTGAACGATAATGAAGTGATCGTTCCGTTATCCACTTGGTCTAAAAACGTTTTGTTCGAGACTTCATATTGAAGCACATTTGTTTGTCCTGACAACGCACCGAGGCCGACATAGGTTCGTGTAAACGCGTCATCCACAGACATAAAATCAGAACCACCTTGTGTGGGGCTTGGGTAATCAGAAGGAACCTGGTTTGCTTCCAACTGGTCAGTTACATAACCATTGATGTTAAAGATCCCATAAGAAAGTTTTGCTCCTGGAAAAGAAGAAGCAGGTAAAGCACAGATTGTTTCTGCTTTTGTAGCAACAGTTGTGAAAGTTGCCTTCGCTGTTGTTTGGAATGGCAAATCAAATTTTTGCATGTATGCTAATACATAGTAAATTTGGTCATTTCCACCACAAAAAGTTTTTAGTGTCTCTAAATTGGATGCATTGGATGGATTGATTTCTTTTAACTTTGTAAAACTGAGTCGAACGACACTTCTAAAACAAAGTTGTCTTCCGGAATCCACTTCTGTTAGGATCACCCTTCCTACCTTACTGATCCAAGATGAGTTTTCTGGACCATTCTTCCAAGAGTAGGTTTGGAATTTTGTTCCATAAATGGACTCATTTCCCGTATAACTTTCTGTGATCACATCACCCACATTCGCAAACTGTGGATTCCCAAAGTCAACTAACCGGTAGTAGATGAGAGCTCCAGCATTGCCAAGAGTGGTATCCGGATTATCAAAAAACAATTGTAAAGAAGGGATGGATGCTCCTGTTTTTTTGATTTCAAAAAAATGATTAAAAGTTTTAGTCCCTGTATAGGCAGTGGACGCAATATTGGCTGTTGGTGTGTTGATTTTGATCGTAAGGGTCGCTGATCCAAATCCACTGAGGTTTACATTTGTTAATACATCATTACGGGCAACACCTGGATTATTAAAATAACCCGCATTTTTTAAGGCCAAAATCAAACTATCAATGATACCAGAGTTACCACGTGCCCAAGTCGCCGACTGCCTGACAAATCCCCAGTTATCAGCACTTGTTGCTGACCAAAGTTTTTCTGATCCAAATCCTAGTTGGATTGTTTCCATTAACATTTCGGAAAGGATCGTGGATTCTGATTTTCTTGTTTGTTTGTGGAAGTCAGAAACTTGGACACTGACTCCTAAAAATAAAAGGAATAGGATTATCTTTTTCATAAATTACTCCGCAATACCTTTGGGAATACAAATCGTAAAACCCGACTTGGGTCCAGAACATCCAGCTGCTTGGTTATAAGACCAAACGGATAAAAGTAATGCACCCAATAGATCCTCATCCTTCTTGTCATCTTTTTCAAAAAGGGAACAAGAGATGAGTGAACTAAAAAGTAGAATCGTGAGTAGTTTTGTGGAAAAGGATCTCATACCTTATATAACAAAAGGTATGAGATGTTTTTGCAAGAAAATTAACGAGACAGGATTTCGTATTCCCACTCTGTTACTAGACTTTGTTCGATAGGAGAAGTGAGTGTTGGTGGAGGTGTTAGGGAACGTGCTAAGGTTTTTGTCCCTGTCACGGCAGGTGGCAATAATCGGTAGAAAGAATCTTCCTTTTTTCCGCGGAGTTGGAACTCTTTCCATTCTTCCCTTGTGACGAAGGCACGGATCCTATCCTTGGACGGTGTTGTTGCGGCTTTGAATGAAATGCGTTTGTCAGGGATTGTGACACGTTCCCCTTTTTTCACAAAATTATCATTTTGGATTTGGTTCGGGAAAAGTAAAACAGGTTCTCCTTTTTGGTTCTCAGGTACTAGGACAACATACACATAATTGTCTTCTGTCGTTTCAATTTCAAATCGAATGGGTTCCCCGGGAACATAAGTGGATTTCAGGGAGTTGATTTTCACCTGAGAATTCGAACTGGAACCAGTGTGTGATAAAGCTAGATAGATATTTTTTTTGTCTAGGTAACTTAAAAAATCAGAAACAAGGGTTTTGGAAAGGGATTCAGGAAGGGCATTTCGGTATTCTAATGTTTCATGTAATACATCGACAAACGATATCAATGATTGGCCGTCTTCAGTTGAAACCAAAACTAATTTGTCAACTTGTGACATAGCTTGCAGTTGCATCTTTGTTTCTTCAGTGGCATCCCCACGTTTGTCAAATTCCCAAGACCTCTCTTCGGTGTCTGGGAAAGAAACGGTGATTTGGCCTCGGCCAGTGGATTGGATTTGTTCTTTGATAAAATCACGTAAGGCTCTACTTTCTTCCGTGGAAGGATAGGCTTCCACAGCGATTTTGTAAACAGGGGTCGTGTTTAGCCGATCCAGAGAAAAAACAGATAAGATGGCTACTGAGAAAATTACCAAAAAACGTTTCATGATTAACCTTGGCCTTTATAGTCGTTCATCATTTGATCATTTTTTTCGTATTGTTCTTTGATGCGTTGGTA
The sequence above is a segment of the Leptospira sp. WS39.C2 genome. Coding sequences within it:
- a CDS encoding ArnT family glycosyltransferase, translating into MQFFSPKRTFVFLLIVFVVYLFWGNDSPLVDQDEAAYAGFARTMVESGDYLQMEFPYSEPHRKPPLHFWITSFFFQTFGSTEFVLRVFPALCILGTSLLTYHLAYVMFNSRTALYAFSILSFSLYFPLNGKIALVDSLLVFFGMLGFVSLHHFLRKGNLVYVFLFWTSISLALLVKGPPILIFLGGTCFILLFFSKIRPSIWKLHPWFGLPLALLPILIWGKLSWQKDNGALILWMIDWYVLRRATNPVFGQSGPPGTYFVLFVITIFPWTRVYLSFLKEIFWRFVSHLNAKQIKDSIFSSFRNGILLPLSPRSYLMVGLVFSWIFYEFLSSKLPSYPLSAYPILSILLAEQLSKKHNQIYLYRLYLTTAILMFVVIGIFLLPKFSEMRTETKILANNIKSNLQPNETLYSYGGLGIPSFAFYFHQPIKEISFDELIIQNGKILLTESDRLVLESMGIKMNPIGEILSVYVYDRNKTLKLRLVKREL
- a CDS encoding DUF4384 domain-containing protein, which gives rise to MKRFLVIFSVAILSVFSLDRLNTTPVYKIAVEAYPSTEESRALRDFIKEQIQSTGRGQITVSFPDTEERSWEFDKRGDATEETKMQLQAMSQVDKLVLVSTEDGQSLISFVDVLHETLEYRNALPESLSKTLVSDFLSYLDKKNIYLALSHTGSSSNSQVKINSLKSTYVPGEPIRFEIETTEDNYVYVVLVPENQKGEPVLLFPNQIQNDNFVKKGERVTIPDKRISFKAATTPSKDRIRAFVTREEWKEFQLRGKKEDSFYRLLPPAVTGTKTLARSLTPPPTLTSPIEQSLVTEWEYEILSR
- a CDS encoding phosphoesterase, coding for MLLHIPGPILATEEKVVRPSLWKYRYPLFVLALLGILFTYQLAVVLLLRKTKTNLESTFTGSKIINPYENWNSEVGEKISLHTHSDEVWFTPERHTVKEIQNEYQKQGFANIAITDYGQISETENQSYIRGMEWGQNVKKRHILAIGIQKAFYDYFPIYATRENLNWVMDRMKKLGGYVILPHPKLFDSFSKEEMVALDGFQAVEVYSPYGDDPKILDTLLSQGKNVHCMASDDLHYFSEGIVQNFDQPYWKDLLQTLGNQRGRKGESFLRYIVTKSGVKDQTSVLRALNQGSFFCVKKFFQEAEDPKMPLIQVDAKNQIKVSSNERYLEIRFIGKMGEILQVSPDTNVATYQISDSDPYVRVELIALTGSILSNAMFRTRE